In Salifodinibacter halophilus, the genomic window CGGTGATCGTCAACCGCGACGCGCTGAGCGCGGCGGTGGCCAACGCGCGCGCCGCGTTGAAGCTGGCCGAGATCGACTTGGCCAACACCCGCATCCTGGCGCCGCAGGACGGCCAGCTCGGCGAGATCGGCGTGCGCCTGGGCCAGTACGTCACTCCGGGCACCCAGCTGATGCAGTTGGTGCCGCACCGGGTGTGGGTGGTGGCGAACTTCAAGGAATCGCAGACCGCGGCGATCCGCCCCGGGCAGGCGGCGTGGTTCCGGG contains:
- a CDS encoding HlyD family efflux transporter periplasmic adaptor subunit — translated: VIVNRDALSAAVANARAALKLAEIDLANTRILAPQDGQLGEIGVRLGQYVTPGTQLMQLVPHRVWVVANFKESQTAAIRPGQAAWFR